Proteins found in one Mytilus edulis chromosome 2, xbMytEdul2.2, whole genome shotgun sequence genomic segment:
- the LOC139510981 gene encoding uncharacterized protein, protein MQQETSHQYLRGTSYRWKRTGQQGKINRYIAVPLQNQTKYLTRNLPYLKDLKLAHPTNNADSFEISLLIGAGNYWDIVQDHVIRGNGPTAVASKIGYLLSGTVIRNGKKSFTSSVLLNVTSHHAEESDIEKFWNLESLGIRLPQQDNEDSFVKTDQQDCIKFENERYSAKLPWKLDHPDLPSNIMIAKARTESTIRRLSREPHLLRKYSEIIEDQMKRGFIEKVNDKNDIRKSTQYIPHHAVKKDSTTTPIRIVYDCNCKKLPDHASLNDCLMSTPPDLNDLTKILMGFRTKKNTISTYIEKAFLHIGLDEKDRDFTRFFWLSDTDNPSSTLTTYRFKSILFGATSSPFIQNATLLKHLDACNTNISAIMKNDLYVDNVLSSLENEDDAAKYFVQSRSLMLEAGFNLRSWSSNCSKLTDLAKQHNVCEKETFVKILGLKWDTITFQKVDLFDIELPNITKREILKQSSRIYDPLGLLSPVSVRAKILMQTLWEQKYGWDEPLPLEIQTTWKNLAKDLEKSTYTELKRPYFPNLPNQKT, encoded by the coding sequence ATATTGCAGTCCCACTTCAAAACCAGACGAAATACCTTACACGCAATTTGCCATACCTGAAAGATTTAAAGCTCGCACATCCTACAAATAACGCTGATAGCTTTGAAATTTCACTCTTGATAGGAGCCGGTAATTATTGGGATATAGTTCAAGATCACGTGATAAGAGGAAATGGACCTACAGCCGTAGCATCAAAAATTGGTTACTTGTTATCTGGAACCGTAATAAGAAACGGAAAGAAATCCTTTACTTCATCCGTTCTTTTGAATGTTACTTCACACCATGCAGAGGAAAGCGACATCGAGAAATTCTGGAATCTAGAATCGTTAGGAATACGTTTACCACAACAGGACAATGAGGACAGTTTTGTAAAGACTGATCAACAAGACTGTATCAAATTTGAAAACGAACGTTATTCTGCcaagttgccatggaaactggatcATCCGGACTTACCTTCAAACATCATGATCGCTAAAGCAAGGACCGAAAGCACAATTAGAAGACTAAGTCGTGAACCACATTTATtaagaaaatattcagaaattattgaagaCCAAATGAAGAGAGGGTTCATAGAGAAGGTAAACGATAAAAACGACATTCGTAAAAGCACTCAATATATACCACATCATGCCGTAAAAAAGGATTCGACAACAACACCAATTCGTATAGTGTATGACTGTAACTGTAAAAAGTTGCCAGATCACGCAAGTTTGAATGATTGCCTAATGTCAACTCCGCCAGACTTGAACGActtgacaaaaatattaatggGATTTAGAACCAAGAAAAACACAATAAGCACATACATTGAAAAGGCTTTCTTACATATTGGATTAGATGAGAAAGATCGAGATTTTACACGCTTTTTTTGGTTGAGTGACACAGATAATCCCAGCAGTACTCTTACAACATATCGATTTAAATCTATTTTGTTTGGTGCAACAAGTTCACCGTTCATCCAAAATGCAACACTGCTTAAACACTTGGATGCATGCAACACAAATATATCAGCAATTATGAAGAATGACCTTTACGTGGATAATGTGTTGTCCAGTTTGGAAAATGAAGATGACGCCGCAAAGTATTTTGTACAATCCAGATCATTGATGTTGGAGGCTGGATTCAACCTTCGTTCATGGAGTTCAAATTGCTCAAAACTTACAGATTTAGCCAAACAACATAACGTATGTGAAAAAGAAACTTTTGTCAAAATACTAGGACTGAAATGGGATACGATCACTTTTCAAAAAGTCGACTTATTTGATATTGAACTACCAAATATTACGAAACGTGAAATTCTTAAACAGTCGTCACGTATTTACGATCCGCTAGGATTACTTAGCCCTGTATCCGTACGAGCAAAAATTTTAATGCAGACATTGTGGGAACAGAAGTACGGATGGGATGAGCCACTACCATTAGAAATACAGACAACGTGGAAAAATTTAGCCAAGGATTTAGAGAAATCGACTTATACAGAATTAAAAAGACCGTATTTTCCCAATTTACCAAATCAGAAAACCTAA